One Gigantopelta aegis isolate Gae_Host chromosome 1, Gae_host_genome, whole genome shotgun sequence genomic region harbors:
- the LOC121375361 gene encoding zinc finger HIT domain-containing protein 1-like, with the protein MATPLSKRESGRIKNVEQKRILDEATRRRRQRKALEALEQDNFSEDPHADLKMSKKAPKFQEEMESNGPDRKKKRKSKGDFKPRFKKSFSALLEEEQMMNKDGPTYFTASVPPSTFPSRHFCAICGYLSNYTCVQCGTRYCCVKCLGTHQDTRCLKFIA; encoded by the exons atggcgACACCCTTGTCAAAACGGGAATCGG gtCGTATAAAGAATGTTGAACAGAAGAGAATATTGGACGAGGCCACGCGTCGTCGTCGGCAACGCAAGGCTCTTGAGGCACTTGAGCAGGACAACTTCTCGGAAGACCCTCACGCCGACTTGAAGATGAGCAAAAAGGCCCCCAAGTTTCAAGAAGAGATGGAATCAAATG GCCCTGAcagaaagaagaagaggaagtcAAAGGGAGATTTTAAGCCGCGGTTTAAAAAGAGTTTTTCAGCACTTCTGGAAGAAGAG cAAATGATGAACAAAGATGGGCCAACCTACTTCACAGCCAGTGTGCCGCCATCTACGTTTCCATCCAGACACTTCTGTGCCATCTGTGG GTATCTGTCAAACTACACGTGCGTCCAGTGTGGGACCAGGTACTGCTGTGTGAAGTGTCTCGGGACTCATCAAGACACCAG atGTTTGAAGTTCATAGCTTAA